From a region of the Lactuca sativa cultivar Salinas chromosome 4, Lsat_Salinas_v11, whole genome shotgun sequence genome:
- the LOC111897139 gene encoding uncharacterized protein LOC111897139 has product MAKRELSSTLKNLKAMSMMGLYDTTYWLSWLTRHSPSPQPVVSHHGHQSFVVTCLIKIDIGHCYLFPQMLIHKTLTSRMVVNNYDFLNGIEDYVHRIRITRRQGIGIVWVLL; this is encoded by the exons ATGGCTAAGCGTGAATTGTCAAGCACATTGAAAAACTTGAAG GCAATGTCTATGATGGGCCTTTATGACACGACTTATTGGTTATCATGGCTTACTCGGCACTCACCATCTCCACAACCTGTGGTCTCCCATCATG GGCATCAGTCGTTTGTGGTGACATGTCTCATCAAGATAGATATTGGGCACTGTTATTTGTTCCCACAGATGTTGATACACAAGACCTTGACATCAAGGAT GGTGGTGAATAATTATGATTTTCTGAATGGTATTGAGGATTATGTCCACCGAATCAGAATAACTAGGAGGCAGGGTATTGGAATAGTTTGGGTTTTGttgtga